From the Cucumis sativus cultivar 9930 chromosome 5, Cucumber_9930_V3, whole genome shotgun sequence genome, the window tattataggcacgtgagtttttttttttttttttcgttttttaaattattatatattttacgaatttgttatatttttgaaaaaacctaTATAATGAAATggtataagaataaaaaaatccataagAAAATGGTACAATAATCTTAGGTTGATATGacatataactaaatttaccTTTACTTTGAAGTTTTGGATCAATGGTTAACTTCATATAGGGTAAGAGCACATtgatttagaaatttgatGATGGAACCGTGACATTGTTATTTCAtcatcaattaatatttatttatacatgtTAGATTTTGTTGATACTTGAAGGCcacaaattaaagaagaaggtTAAATAATAGATAAGTAAATTTAAgggtaaaatttgattatatttataaatatttagagtagttttgggttttatttagaaaaaaatactaaaaataataggTGGAAACATGAAAATTGAGGAGGAAaagtgaaattgaaaatataggtGAGGAAAATACCaagattttgtgtttttgttggataaataagaataattaagaAGAATAGAAAAGCGGGTGGCGATGTGATTAGGTGGGGGAGACGCTAcgtgaaatttgaaaacactTTCTcttataactttattttaaaaacagtaaataatataaataatattagatGACCAATCGTAGAACACAGCGGGCCCCACAGTAACCGCAAATACAAATCAACCAATGATGCCTTTAGCTTTTAAGCCTTTGCCTTTGCCTTTGCCTCGCCTCGCCTTGGATCGCGAACGGAACATTTTCCCCAAATCCTCATGAATCCCATTCTTCTATTTCCAACCAACAACTACAGGGCTAACTATGTAAATATCTCTCACTTCATTTTCCCCCAGCTCCTACCTTCAGGCTATTCTCCACTTTACGCTTCCAAATCCCCTAATTATATTTATCCACATTTCAGTTCAACCATACATACATTTTTACACACTCTCCTTCCAATTACATCATTTTTGCAATACCATTAATTACATAATAATCATCTTTAAAGAcattgtctttttctcttttaccctttttttttaatcagaCTTAAAATTGGATGTCTTCCCAAAACATATTGTACACTTGGgtttaataaattgaatagAAAACCAAGGTCAATATAAttctactaataataatatattatatgtaaaaaggaaaatggttgaaaaagaTAGATAATAGATGGAAATAGATTATAAAAAGTTTGGTATGttgctaaatttaaaaacaatttaaaagggagtttatttgaaaagaagttaggataaaaagagaggaagagaaataaagagaatgcttaatttaatttaatttttttttaaaaaaaaatgatggatgAGTATTGGGTTGATTTGTAAATGTGTATAGTAGTAGGATTAGACAAGGGAGAAAGAGCAAGTTCCCCaggccaaaagaaaaagggggcatcaattaatgttttatgttaaatagttttaagttttaaccctcttctttctttttctttcctcctttatttactttcttgttttcctttttctttttttattttctctctctttctctctctttctccctGGCTAtgccctttcttttttcatctctGCCTCGGTCTCTGTTCACCTTCTTAGCCTTCCCACCTATGAATCCTTTCATCACACCCTCCTCCTACCAAAACCCTGCAAACAAACAACAACTATACTCAATCACCCTCATATTTTGTTCAACCATCTTTTAagccttcttcttcttcttcttcttcttcttcttcttcttcttctttctcaacACAGACTTCATGCTCCCTTTTCTTCTACCCTTTTGAGTTTTGAGATGCACACCTAAACCAACCCAAACCCAAAcgaaacacacacacatacccAGGAGACTAAGGAACATAGGTTGTTTTATGTGCGCTTGAAAAATGCGAGAGGCTCTGCCGTCTGATGACACCAACCAAATCCTCTCTTCCAccaacaagaagaagaaacccgATGATGATAAGCTAGACAAAGATTCACAAAAACCCATCTCTCAGATGCACATGCTTGCTGTTCCTCCTCTTCTCCTTGTCAACCGTACTCGATCCCAAGCTAGTTCGCGAAGGGTCACACCCACTACCTTAACAACCACTCCTTCCCTGGCTACCCCGCTTTCTCTCGACTCTCTTTCCCCCGACGCTACTGGAATTGCCGTGCCCACGCCTGTGGAGAAGCACCTTCCTAATGGGGATCTGTACATTGGGAGTTGCTTGGGGAGTGTGCCTCACGGATCGGGTAAGTATTTGTGGACCGATGGGTGCATGTATGAGGGTGAGTGGAAGAGGGGTAAGGCCTCGGGGAAAGGGAAATTTTCTTGGCCTTCTGGAGCCACGTATGAAGGCGAATTCAAGTCGGGTCGGATGGAAGGGACTGGCACTTTTATCGGATCCGACGGCGACACCTATCGTGGCTCATGGAGTGCAGATCGGAAACACGGTTTCGGCCAGAAACGCTACGCCAACGGCGATTTCTACGACGGAACCTGGAAGCGGAACGTACAAGACGGAAATGGCCGTTACGTTTGGAAGAATGGGAACGAGTATGTGGGTGAGTGGAAGAACGGGTTGATGTCCGGTCAGGGGGTTTTTATTTGGGCCAACGGGAATCGGTACGAAGGTCAATGGGAGAGCGGAGTCCCAAAAGGGAATGGGGTTTTCAGTCTTCTTGACGGCAGTAGCCATACCAGTGAATGGAATAAGGAAATGAAAATCCAGCAATACAACGGATGTTTTGATTCCCTAGATGTCAAAGAAAAAATCCTACCCAATGGGGTTGTTGAGGGTGAAAATCTGACCCCAACATTCAGAAAAAGATCCTCGGTGGACGCTTCTAGAGGCAGCTTGACGGAGAGGAATTTTCCGAGGATTTGCATTTGGGAATCAGACGGGGAAGCCGGCGACATTACTTGTGATATACTCGATAATGTGGAGGCTTCGATGTTGTATCGAGATGGATTTAGACAGTTTAAACGAACTCCTTGTTGTTTAACCAATGATGCGAAAAAACCAGGACAGACGATTTCCAAGGGCCATAAGAACTACGAACTCATGCTCAATCTCCAACAGGGTATAAGGTAAAAAATCGATTGAGTTGACCTAGTTCTTCTGAAATGCTCGTTTCTCCAACTGGGTATGTGGTTACGCTATTTTTAGGGTTATATGCTCTGGTTTtgattagatttttctttagGTATTCTATTGGGAAGCACGCTTCAATTCTTCGGAACCTTAAGCCGAGTGATTTCGATCCTAAGGAAAAGTTCTGGACGAGATTTCCACCGGAAGGATCGAAAATTACGCCCCCTCATCAATCTGTAGAGTTTCGATGGAAAGATTACTGTCCCTTGGTTTTCAggtattgaaattttgaagtttctgTTCAATTTCATTCTTATTGTTCATCCAGTGACTAATCTTTCGTTGCGATCCTCGTGTAATGTAGACATCTGAGGGACTTGTTTCGGGTTGACCCTGCTGATTACATGCTAGCTATTTGTGGAAATGACACCCTTAGAGAGCTATCTTCTCCTGGAAAGAGTGGAAGTTCCTTCTACTTAACTCAGGATGACAGATTTATGATAAAGACCGTGAAGAAATCCGAAGTGAAGGTCTTTTAATCTCTCTAACTTCAACTTTATGATACTAAGATTCTCATTAGCTTGCTGTAGTTTTTTGTGGTTTAAGTTCTTATGCTGCATTTGATGGATTGCTCATTGCTTGATATGTTAGGAGGATGttcattgatgaaatttaGTCCTCTTTTCAGGTTCTCATAAGGATGTTGCCAAGTTATTATGACCATGTCTGTCGTTACGAGAATTCTCTCGTGACCAAATTCTTTGGTGTGCATTGTGTGAAACCAATTGGTGGCCAAAAGGTGCGTGCTGTTTTACTCTGGACTTAGCTTTTTGTTATGCTCTCTCAGATATGTTGCtgttacaatttattttgcttctAACTTAATCTTTGTCATGTAACTAGACACGGTTTATTGTGATGGGCAATTTGTTCTGCTCTGAATACCGAATTCATCGACGTTTTGATCTAAAGGGATCCTCCCATGGCCGAACAACAGATAAGCCTGCAGGAGAAATTGATGAAACCACTACACTGAAGGATCTTGATCTTAATTTTGTGTTCCGCCTTCAGCAAAGTTGGTTTGAGGAGTTTATCAAGTAAGTTTCTACATCATGATATATGGTTCTTGCAATCTCTATTTACTTGGTGTTTAATTGAACATTAACACTTTGAAAACGCAACAGACAAATTAATCGAGACTGTGAGTTCTTGGAAGCTGAAAGAATCATGGATTACAGTCTTCTGGTTGGTCTTCATTTCCGCGACGAAACTAGATATGACAAAATGGGCTTATCACCATTTCTATTGCGATCTGgtatataattttatctcCACTGCGTTGTCATGCGCGAAATATAAGCTGGGGGGGATTTCATAATCTGAAAACCATTTGTTATATCTTGCAGGTTATAAGGATTCTTATCAGAACGAAAAGTTTATGCGTGGTTGTCGCTTTCTTGAAGCAGAGCTGCAGGACATGGATCGAGTTTTAGCTGGCCAGTATGTTTCTTGTCCATTTCTTACTCTGTTTTTGTTCCACCATTATCAATCAGCATTGGGTCAACCTTCTAGCATTTTGATTGTCATGCTTTTAAAGTAGGCTTGCAATGATTTTGAACTCGATCTGTTTCCTTTCTTCCAGGAAACCTTTAATTAGGTTAGGAGCCAATATGCCAGCAAGAGCCGAGCGAATGGCAAGAAGGAGTGACTTTGATCAGTATACCACTGGCGGGGCAAGCCATTTGATCCCTTCAAGGAGTGGTGAAATCTATGAAGTTGTCCTATATTTTGGGATTATCGACATCTTACAGGACTACGACATCAGCAAGAAACTGGAGCACGCATACAAATCCTTACAGGTCGATCCAACCTCAATATCAGCAGTCGACCCAAAGCTGTATTCAAAAAGATTTCGAGACTTTGTAGGAAGAATTTTCATTGAGGACAGGTgaaaaagaggagaaagatAGGTGGCGAGTAAACCATCCAATGGACAAAAGGATTTCGCAACGGAATCTTCAACCAACCAGAAGACTTAAAGAGTTGGGTTGCGGGGATGCAAACACTTCAAGGGCTCCAGGTTCGTGTGAAAGACTTGCATGATGGAGTAAGGAGGCTAGCAGGCTGAAATACAAATTAGAGTTGTGAAAAAAGGTTGACATTCATTGGCACATGCAAGTGTTTTATGGCTGATTTTGCAGAGCAGCCAAAGTCTAGAGGGGGGGCGGGGGGGAGTAGGGGGAGAGAGGGGGTAAagtcttttattattatatatatgtacattcAATGCAAGAAAGAGGGAGATTTGGTATTGAAAGGGTTCTTCCCTCACATTGCTTTGGTTTTCATGGggtgatttttaattttacttttttttttaacctttgaACATGAGAGATTTGGGTGATAAGGTATATATAGGTAGTGGAGAAAAAAGGGTTGGAATTGGAATAAGAGGAAGTGTACAGAGGATTACGTTTaagaatttattattaatttttttatataatttgaaaaagaatgattCAATCTCTGTGTCTTGTTCTCAAGGCTTTTCACTTTTATTATAAGTTTGAAGGGAGAAGGGGGAAATGGGGTCGTTTGCGTTTGCTTTTTGCAGTGAAAGGGCGGGaagagtttttgtttaattgaaagaaaaaagaaaagacatcaaaagaagagaaagatgcgctgctgctgctgctgctgcctGCTGCTTTCTTGTTTTTGCCTTCTTTGTTCACTTCCCTTgctctctttttcctttctttcattttactttcttaTACTCAACAATTCAATTAGTAATTTAGTAGTAtatggtttttaattttaaatgacacgtgtaaaaaagaaaagaatcccatttgtcaaaaaaatgtattttgtaaaatggGAAGAAATTGGTCAAagtgaagaaagagagagagagagagagaaagtggAGCCCATGttttatgttatgtttttatgtttatgtgtttACATTTGATTCTGAATTTGaccttctcttctctcttttgcTTTTGTGGAACTTCTATTGTCTGATTGCACCATATCCTCATACCACGGGTCtgtctatttcttcttctacatcttcctacttctttcttttacatcTTATTTTCCCACACATATCATTAAACTAAtactttcattattttaactCAACTTGCTTTGAAACTCACCTTCatcaattattattctaatCTCTTCTATACATACATCTCCACTATAACTTTCCAAATGCCAACTTCAAATCACATCACTCCAAATTTACaacacatttatttttcttataccTAACCTTTTGCTACCTATACACATGCtacattcattttaattagtttcttCAATCTCCTTATTTCTCCCTAAACCTTTTACTGCTTaataagttttataattttggtcTAGCCATACAGGTTCATATTCAAGAGTTTTTATAAAGTCCAAATAGTCACTTTACAAATCAATATgagtaaaaaagaatacatagACCAAAATAGTATTCAATAGTTTTTTTgtgtataaattatatttgtcttgtgtgggaagaagaaaattgagagaaatatagagagagtgagagaggTCAACCGTCCTGGCTGTAAAGTCATAGAGCCTACTCCCTCCTTCAACCCTATGATATGAACTTACTCACACACACCATTACAAAAACAACTTTCTTCTTAACCATTAGTCACCCAAAAttgttctctctttttctttttttaaaaacaaatacaaaaaaataaaattggatttAAACTGGGAAGCATGGAAGGCTAATTGGGCATATGCCTCAACGTGCTCACAAGTTTCTCTGAACTTACAtacaaatgtatatataatatataaaatcattgttacgattaatatataatatagataaAGTGGTTGATCAAATCATTACCTagaaaaacaattaacaaaatgaggtgtatatatattattgtcgTTTGGCGTGAACttcaacttttgtttattcaatattcacaaaaaaagaaatggaagaagatgatacTCAGATTTGTATCAGGATTATTCCACActtttatcctttcttttttctttcttccttctcggGAAACAAACAGAAGAAGATGAATCAACACAGAAATTATCAAATGTCACCAACATCTACATATATCAAAATCCCTTGCATGCTTTAAAAGTGAAAcacacataaataaaatatataaatatatacacaattttctgactttataaataaatgaaaaataatgtatgAGAGAAGTTGGCAATATATTTATTGAGATTGTAAAGTCATTCCTATGAGTTTCCACTTCCAAATCAATTGGTAGGAGAggaatatttgtttaattttgaaagagattAAATGTGAAATGATAGTTTCAAAGCAGggtaaaaaaatagttttagttATTATAGGTAATTTTGTGtgtgaataattaattataacaatatatacatatgtttaTGATAGGTGGTGGTTTTTgtgaatagaaaaatagaatagaatagtgagtttttttatatatttgaaaaggtgATCCATATTGGttgagatttttgttttggtttagGGATGATTTGTGTTCTACTTCTCCCGGGCGGCTCTtggcttccttcttttttccaaTGCAAACAATATACATTctgatttttttgtataatgATTACGTGGGGGTCAATGATATGAACATATcttgaattaaaaatggataaaatgaaattattaatttaaaatatagttgaAGATAAAGTAAATGTGAAGAATGAATATTATTGTTAGAGTTGAAAAATGTGGTGTGGCACAAAGAGTGATTGAGAatgtaaagaagaaagagacaaaAGGAAGGAGGAGAGGACCCATTTCTAAtgtatggttatatatagtaTGTGACAAACAATGAAACTTTTAAACAACATGATGACCACCTTCTTCCATTACAACATCACaacatcatttttattttttttattattttctattattttgttgtttagcCACACAATTTTACACATATCATTATCTTTTcactcttttaagttttttaaatcttgatgtatgtttgaattttaagatgttttttaaaatttcttcctaTGTGTTTAGTAGATATAAAAGGTAGGAATTGGAATTGTAAATaaggttattttttataatgattttgtttttttaaaaaaaaaaaattatttgtttgtttctttctaatttgtttattggATCTTCATCTTATAAGggtataattgaatttttagttaaatttgaaaaatgaaaaaaccttttctttttaaataaataaaagacattGTAatgtcatttcatttcatagccattttagtttagtttttgaggatttttttaaaaaatataataaatcgaCAAAAGATTTACattatatagaacaatttggaaaatgaaaaaagtccATATGCCCACAATTGAAAATACCAGCCTAGTTAACACGCGATTAATCAGCTACACGCGCGCGTATAgttcttcttctaaatgatcgtgaaccaagatcgtttagatattggtacacgatcgaGTACCAACagctaaatgatcgtgtacaaaatctgaatgttttttgttcaagatcgtgtatcaaGAACTTTTATATctggtacacgatcttgtaccaatatcgtttagatttcgTACACGATCATGTAACAAGAACTagacgatcgtgtaccaagatctaaacaatttttatgttCAAGATTGTATACCAAgatctcttgtattttggtacacgatcttcAACCAAGATCATTTAACTTTGGCACATGATCGCTTACATCTGGATGAGGAAATATATGAGAGATGACGAAGATCGTTTACCAAGTGCGAATttaaagaagtgaaaaaagaaagaatagtaATAATTGTAAAACAACGATCatgatttcaaacaaaaaatataaaagaaaaattgtaaaagaacaaaagaaggaagaagatgaaaaggaaaaaggaagaaactagagttgaaatatttaaaaagaaaacgacAAGGGCAAAcctgaaatatatttttaaaattagctaactttttgaactttttgattttgttacacggaccgtaaatattttggtgttttgttatatttatgaaaattaaccttagTTTTCtgatttttacaatttatggATGTTTACTTTCAATTTACTTCAAATGATTTCCAACTATCatatagaaatatttgaatttttaattatatttaaaaataaaaataaaatttaaaaaatgaaggcTTCGTTGgttaaatactttatttttttaaaaaaaaagtttaaaaatagaaaaaattataaaaaagatagaacattcgacaaaatatttacacttcagATAAAAGTtaagtgtaataaattttgtcttttagtggttttgttctatgaagtgtaaatagtttgtaaattttttctacttttaaaaaaacctcGTCAAAATACCACTTTTgcattttgatttgtttattttataatataatatataggaGTATTTTCAAAAGCCAAACTAAGTTTGGAGAACTTAAAAAAGCAATCTTCTAAAGCTTGATTTGTTTTTGCTATTTGAGTAtaagaattcaattttttaattaaagaacgTGTGAGGGTGTTTGTTATTAGAGTATGATTGGCTTATTTATTAGCAAAACTTGAATATAGTGGTTATGTAACAAGTTCAATATAGTGTTAATTTTGCCTTGAGACTTGGTTGCATATTAGATGATATGTGTAATGCATACTTGTCGGTCTATACTTTCTTGTTCTCAGTGGCATGTGACGTTTTGAAGAATATTTAAGTCATTTGGTCTTATGTGTGTGTCGAACAACACAAATATGTCAATTTATGAGATTGTGAAGTTTTTTCATCGTTGACCTTTAGTGATCTTATTGATTCATTCAAAACTTGTATTACTTTTATGGTGGTTGAAGTTTGATTTAGAATCCTCCTTGTTGATCTTGAAGTTGTGTCATTGTTCGTTGTTGAAGTGGGCCTCAAAGAATATTGATTGGTCTTAGGAGGAGCCTAAGAAATCATTTCTTGAGAAGAGATTCTCTAACTCACGGGCATCTAAGTTCAAAACGTGAAGAGATATTCACTAGAAAGGTGGAATGATATATACAAGTAAAGAAGAAATCTTACACTTAAAAGGATCCTAAAAGTGTTCATTCATTAAATATCCTTATACTTAGGAGAACCTAAGCACGTTGAAGGTGAGAGAATCTCACACTAAGGGAAatctaagtttaatttattgagAGGGAATCTCACACTTAGGGAAAGCTTAAATGGTCATTCTTTAACATGAGTTATTCAAGTGTCATTATAATTACTATCGTTTATTTAAAGTTAAGTACATCATTGTAAGTGCTTCACTTTATATTAGGGAATATATTTTTCTACGTGCACACTGTCTTTCAAATTTAGGTAGTATTATATGGAACTGAGTTACCACACTCTATGTTTTGTTctgatttttagttttctctGCATTTGTTAATGATGTCACTGGAAATGTTGTAACAAGTTTTGTTGGGGGTTGGGAACCATCGAGACACTAGCAACTTGGTAGTCCTAAGAAAAATGGAACCAACAACGTTACATATACCCTAATGCTATAGAAGACATGAATACCAGTTAGACTACAAGACACATAAACCCAAAGTTGGTGAGCCACTTACTGCTCTTTAAGTCAAGAGCTAGTAGTTCTATCGACATCACCAAAGGATATCGTAATTATAGCGAATACGTTTTTCTTGCTTGCCACACATACCAGAAATACAAATTATGCAAGAACATGTGAACTAAACCCTAGTGGATGATTAAGGATTGAAGGTTTGGAATTGTGGACACAGGGCAGGGTCATATATACCAAGCTTGAATAACAGCTAAAGACCATTGAACAACTGGGATATAACACTAAACAATGAAGGGCTAAAATCTGCTTTAAAGGTTTGGTTCTGATGAGTACTTTATTCGTTAAGTGACGATTAGACTCCTCTTGACCCttcaatgaataaaaaaaaaacaaggcTTCAATAAGGTT encodes:
- the LOC101219958 gene encoding phosphatidylinositol 4-phosphate 5-kinase 1; translation: MREALPSDDTNQILSSTNKKKKPDDDKLDKDSQKPISQMHMLAVPPLLLVNRTRSQASSRRVTPTTLTTTPSLATPLSLDSLSPDATGIAVPTPVEKHLPNGDLYIGSCLGSVPHGSGKYLWTDGCMYEGEWKRGKASGKGKFSWPSGATYEGEFKSGRMEGTGTFIGSDGDTYRGSWSADRKHGFGQKRYANGDFYDGTWKRNVQDGNGRYVWKNGNEYVGEWKNGLMSGQGVFIWANGNRYEGQWESGVPKGNGVFSLLDGSSHTSEWNKEMKIQQYNGCFDSLDVKEKILPNGVVEGENLTPTFRKRSSVDASRGSLTERNFPRICIWESDGEAGDITCDILDNVEASMLYRDGFRQFKRTPCCLTNDAKKPGQTISKGHKNYELMLNLQQGIRYSIGKHASILRNLKPSDFDPKEKFWTRFPPEGSKITPPHQSVEFRWKDYCPLVFRHLRDLFRVDPADYMLAICGNDTLRELSSPGKSGSSFYLTQDDRFMIKTVKKSEVKVLIRMLPSYYDHVCRYENSLVTKFFGVHCVKPIGGQKTRFIVMGNLFCSEYRIHRRFDLKGSSHGRTTDKPAGEIDETTTLKDLDLNFVFRLQQSWFEEFIKQINRDCEFLEAERIMDYSLLVGLHFRDETRYDKMGLSPFLLRSGYKDSYQNEKFMRGCRFLEAELQDMDRVLAGQKPLIRLGANMPARAERMARRSDFDQYTTGGASHLIPSRSGEIYEVVLYFGIIDILQDYDISKKLEHAYKSLQVDPTSISAVDPKLYSKRFRDFVGRIFIEDR